From Coffea arabica cultivar ET-39 chromosome 10e, Coffea Arabica ET-39 HiFi, whole genome shotgun sequence, one genomic window encodes:
- the LOC113712538 gene encoding uncharacterized protein, with protein sequence MVTNFRRSLSFPSQPGSSSSSTKLPKKAYHVRSTSLPCRSHPLVSQLRDEINELKSWASSSKPDNHRTSAWLCDGLSQLTNVQESLDDLLQLPQARESLCPNHDLIEKFLDDFLGLVDVYGIFQTLLLTLKQEHLAAQVAVRKRDDSKTALYLKNLKKIAKDFGQLESSVQSIAGGQLVILSPPAPAAAGEDAEIARVLRDAIQVTASISAALFNGLSVSLAFRKPSCVGLISLVKNSKKIAIVKGGIQEFQQVSFQNLWGLQRKGEEELKLTLKIMHELEDCIRGIGSGGERVFRSLISTRVSLLNVVTH encoded by the coding sequence ATGGTGACCAACTTCAGAAGATCCCTTTCATTTCCAAGCCAACCgggctcttcttcttcttccacaaaattgcccaaaaaggCCTACCACGTTAGATCTACCAGCCTTCCCTGTAGATCGCACCCCTTGGTTTCTCAGCTCAGAGATGAGATCAATGAGCTTAAATCATGGGCATCTTCTTCTAAACCCGATAACCACCGCACCTCAGCCTGGCTCTGTGACGGCTTGAGCCAGCTCACGAATGTCCAAGAATCCCTGGATGATCTCCTCCAGCTCCCTCAGGCTCGCGAATCTTTGTGCCCCAACCATGATTTGATAGAAAAGTTTCTAGACGACTTTCTGGGCTTGGTCGATGTTTATGGGATTTTCCAAACGTTGCTTTTAACGTTAAAACAAGAGCATTTGGCGGCACAGGTGGCTGTAAGAAAAAGAGATGATTCTAAGACAGCTTTATacttgaaaaatttgaaaaaaattgctaAAGATTTCGGCCAGCTCGAGTCCTCCGTCCAGTCCATTGCCGGTGGACAATTAGTCATATTATCCCCGCCAGCACCAGCAGCTGCTGGGGAAGATGCTGAGATTGCTCGAGTTCTCAGGGACGCCATCCAGGTTACGGCTTCCATTTCGGCTGCACTTTTCAATGGGCTCTCGGTTTCCTTGGCATTTCGGAAACCATCATGTGTAGGCTTGATCAGCTTGGTGAAGAACAGCAAAAAAATAGCTATCGTTAAAGGCGgcattcaagaatttcaacAAGTTAGTTTTCAGAACTTATGGGGGTTGCAAAGAAAGGGTGAAGAGGAGTTGAAATTGACGTTAAAGATAATGCATGAATTGGAGGATTGTATCCGTGGGATTGGAAGCGGTGGGGAGAGAGTGTTTAGGAGTTTAATCAGCACCAGGGTTTCACTCCTCAACGTTGTCACACACTAA
- the LOC113712760 gene encoding serine/threonine-protein kinase BSK1-like: MGCCQSFLPMGSRPRDKDQHHYGGAVGGQPHHPRSSNGTEGAGAQGFSEFSLAELKAATNNFSSDFIVSESGEKAPNVVYRGRLQNRRWIAVKKFTKMAWPDPKQFAEEAKGVGKLRHKRLANLIGYCSDGDERLLVAEFMPNDTLAKHLFHWENQTLEWAMRLRVALYIAEALDYCSTEGRPLYHDLNAYRVLFDENGDPRLSCFGLMKNSRDGKSYSTNLAYTPPEYLRNGRVTQESVVFSFGTVLLDLLSGKHIPPSHALDMIRGKNILLLMDSHLEGNFSTEEATVVFDLASQCLQYEPRDRPNTKDLVSTLAPLQNKSDVPSHVMLGIPKHDETPATPQHPLSPMGDACSRMDLTAIHQILVATHYKDDEGTNELSFQEWTQQMRDMLEARKRGDLAFRDKDFRSAIDCYSQFVDVGTMVSPTVYSRRSLCYLMCDQPDAALRDAMQAQCVYPDWSTAFYMQAVALAKLDMHKDAADMLNEAAMLEEKKQRGGRG; this comes from the exons ATGGGCTGTTGCCAATCGTTTCTCCCGATGGGCTCTCGTCCTCGAGACAAGGATCAACACCACTACGGTGGAGCTGTCGGCGGCCAACCCCACCATCCTCGTTCTTCAAATGGAACCGAAGGAGCTGGCGCACAAGGCTTCTCGGAGTTCTCCCTAGCTGAGCTTAAAGCTGCCACCAATAACTTCAGCTCCGATTTCATTGTCTCCGAGAGTGGCGAGAAGGCTCCCAATGTGGTCTACAGAGGCCGCTTACAGAATCGCCGCTGGATCGCTGTTAAGAAATTTACTAAAATGGCCTGGCCCGACCCTAAACAGTTTGCA gAGGAGGCTAAAGGTGTTGGGAAATTGAGGCATAAGAGGCTGGCGAATTTGATAGGCTACTGCAGCGACGGAGATGAGAGGCTACTTGTAgctgaatttatgcctaatgatACCCTTGCCAAGCATCTTTTTCATT GGGAGAACCAGACTCTTGAGTGGGCCATGCGTTTAAGGGTAGCTTTGTATATTGCTGAGGCTCTGGATTATTGCAGTACAGAAGGTCGTCCACTGTACCATGATTTGAACGCATATAGGGTTCTCTTTGATGAG AATGGTGACCCACGGCTTTCTTGTTTTGGATTAATGAAAAACAGCCGGGATGGTAAAAGTTATAGCACAAATCTAGCATACACGCCTCCTGAGTATTTGAGAAATG GAAGGGTCACTCAAGAAAGTGTTGTTTTCAGCTTTGGAACTGTCCTTCTAGATCTTCTAAGCGGGAAGCATATCCCTCCTAGTCAT GCACTAGATATGATACGAGGCAAAAACATACTTCTTTTGATGGATTCACATTTGGAGGGAAACTTCTCAACTGAAGAGGCAACTGTGGTTTTTGATCTTGCTTCTCAATGCTTGCAATATGAACCAAGGGATCGGCCAAACACCAAAGATCTTGTCTCAACACTTGCTCCCTTGCAAAATAAATCTGAT GTGCCATCACATGTGATGCTTGGAATTCCCAAGCATGATGAAACACCAGCAACTCCACAGCACCCTCTTTCACCAATGGGCGATGCCTGTTCGCGTATGGATCTCACAGCTATCCATCAAATTTTGGTAGCAACACACTATAAAGACGATGAGGGTACCAATGAG TTATCTTTCCAAGAATGGACTCAGCAAATGAGAGATATGTTGGAGGCAAGGAAACGTGGGGATTTGGCATTCCGCGACAAAGATTTTAGGTCTGCGATAGATTGttattctcag TTCGTAGATGTCGGCACCATGGTCTCTCCAACCGTCTATTCACGACGAAGCCTTTGCTATCTTATGTGCGATCAACCTGACGCAGCTCTTCGAGATGCAATGCAAGCGCAATGTGTCTACCCGGATTGGTCTACAGCATTCTACATGCAGGCAGTTGCCCTTGCCAAGCTCGACATGCACAAGGATGCGGCTGATATGTTGAATGAGGCTGCTATGCTGGAGGAAAAGAAGCAACGGGGTGGGAGAGGATAA
- the LOC113712758 gene encoding ATP-dependent zinc metalloprotease FTSH, chloroplastic — protein sequence MASSTASNFLGTQIFLSPPTPKTTKSLPRKFLVPQSILGGKKSNSISQSLKDIPSKATLAALLFSSINPRALAVDNTAPPTLPPVIQAEAPQPSPSNPSPFSQNLILNAPKPQAQPSTDLPEGSQWRYSEFLNAVKKGKVERVRFSKDGSALQLTAVDGRRATVIVPNDPDLIDILAMNGVDISVSEGDSGNGLFNFIGNLLFPFLAFAGLFFLFRRAQGGPGGPGGLGGPMDFGRSKSKFQEVPETGVTFADVAGADQAKLELQEVVDFLKNPDKYTALGAKIPKGCLLVGPPGTGKTLLARAVAGEAGVPFFSCAASEFVELFVGVGASRVRDLFEKAKSKAPCIVFIDEIDAVGRQRGAGLGGGNDEREQTINQLLTEMDGFSGNSGVIVLAATNRPDVLDSALLRPGRFDRQVTVDRPDVAGRVKILQVHSRGKALAKDVDFEKISRRTPGFTGADLQNLMNEAAILAARRDLKEISKDEISDALERIIAGPEKKNAVVSDEKKKLVAYHEAGHALVGALMPEYDPVAKISIIPRGQAGGLTFFAPSEERLESGLYSRSYLENQMAVALGGRVAEEVIFGTENVTTGASNDFMQVSRVARQMVERFGFSKKIGQVAIGGPGGNPFLGQQMSSQKDYSMATADVVDSEVRELVEKAYSRAKQIMTTHIDILHKLAQLLIEKVTVDGEEFLSLFIDGKAELYVA from the exons ATGGCTTCTTCCACAGCCTCCAACTTCTTGGGTACTCAAATCTTCCTCTCACCTCCGACCCCAAAGACAACTAAATCTTTGCCCAGAAAATTTCTTGTTCCCCAATCAATCCTTGGAGGGAAAAAATCCAATAGTATTTCACAATCCTTGAAGGATATTCCATCAAAAGCCACACTAGCTGCTCTactattttcctcaatcaacccaCGAGCTTTAGCCGTGGATAACACTGCCCCGCCAACTCTGCCTCCGGTAATTCAAGCCGAAGCCCCACAACCCAGTCCTTCAAACCCATCTCCCTTTTCCCAAAATCTGATCTTGAATGCCCCAAAGCCCCAAGCTCAGCCCTCCACTGACCTCCCAGAGGGGTCCCAGTGGCGGTACAGTGAATTCTTGAATGCTGTCAAGAAGGGTAAAGTGGAGAGGGTAAGGTTCAGCAAAGACGGTAGTGCCCTTCAGCTCACCGCCGTGGATGGCCGCAGAGCTACTGTAATTGTGCCTAATGACCCCGACTTGATTGACATTTTGGCAATGAACGGAGTTGACATTTCAGTTTCTGAGGGTGATTCTGGCAATGGTCTGTttaattttattgggaatttgcTTTTCCCATTTCTCGCTTTTGCTGGCTTGTTCTTCCTTTTCCGGCGGGCTCAGGGAGGACCCGGTGGGCCTGGTGGTCTCGGCGGGCCTATGGATTTCGGCAGGTCCAAGTCAAAGTTTCAGGAGGTTCCTGAGACGGGTGTGACCTTTGCTGATGTTGCTGGAGCTGATCAGGCAAAACTGGAGTTGCAAGAAGTAGttgatttcttgaaaaatccTGATAAGTACACTGCTCTAGGTGCTAAGATTCCCAAAGGGTGTCTTTTGGTTGGACCACCTGGTACAGGGAAGACCCTTTTGGCTAGAGCTGTTGCTGGTGAGGCTGGCGTGCCGTTCTTTTCCTGTGCTGCTTCTGAATTCGTGGAGTTGTTTGTGGGTGTTGGAGCTTCCAGAGTGAGGGATTTGTTTGAGAAAGCCAAGTCTAAGGCTCCTTGCATTGTGTTTATTGATGAGATTGATGCTGTTGGAAGGCAGAGAGGAGCAGGGCTTGGTGGGGGAAATGATGAGAGAGAACAGACCATTAATCAGCTGTTGACTGAAATGGATGGGTTTTCAGGGAACTCGGGTGTTATAGTTTTAGCAGCAACTAACAGGCCGGATGTTCTTGACTCTGCATTATTGAGGCCTGGAAGGTTTGATCGCCAGGTTACAGTGGACAGACCTGATGTCGCTGGCAGAGTCAAGATTCTTCAG GTGCATTCCAGAGGAAAGGCTCTTGCCAAGGATGTGGACTTCGAAAAGATTTCCAGAAGAACACCAGGATTCACTGGTGCTGATTTGCAGAATTTGATGAATGAAGCAGCCATTCTTGCTGCCAGGCGTGACCTCAAGGAAATCAGCAAGGATGAGATTTCTGATGCTTTGGAGAGAATAATTGCTGGCCCAGAGAAGAAAAATGCTGTTGTCTCAGATGAGAAGAAGAAGCTGGTTGCTTATCATG AGGCTGGCCATGCTTTAGTTGGTGCACTAATGCCAGAGTATGACCCTGTTGCCAAAATTTCAATCATTCCTCGTGGCCAAGCTGGTGGTCTTACATTTTTTGCTCCAAGTGAAGAGAGGCTAGAGTCAGGACTATACAGCAGAAGCTACCTGGAGAATCAGATGGCAGTTGCCCTTGGTGGAAG GGTTGCCGAAGAGGTTATCTTTGGAACCGAAAACGTCACAACCGGTGCGTCAAATGACTTCATGCAAGTTTCACGGGTGGCGAGACAGATGGTTGAAAGATTTGGTTTCAGCAAAAAGATTGGACAAGTTGCGATAGGTGGACCTGGTGGCAATCCCTTCCTTGGTCAGCAG ATGTCTTCCCAGAAAGACTACTCTATGGCTACTGCCGATGTGGTGGATTCAGAAGTTAGAGAGCTCGTAGAGAAGGCATATTCCAGGGCCAAACAAATAATGACCACACACATTGACATTCTGCACAAGCTCGCTCAACTGCTCATAGAAAAAGTAACAGTTGATGGAGAAGAGTTCCTGAGCCTATTCATTGATGGCAAGGCTGAACTATACGTTGCATAA
- the LOC140015484 gene encoding probable cytokinin riboside 5'-monophosphate phosphoribohydrolase LOGL10 produces MRFMEDEEAAKSRFRSVCVFCGSSSGKRNCYRDAALELGQELVARRLDLVYGGGSVGLMGLVSQEVHRGGRHVLGVIPKTLMCKEITGETVGEVRPVANMHQRKAEMARQSDCFIALPGGYGTLEELLEVITWAQLGIHDKPVGLLNVEGYYNNLLTFIDKAVEDGFIKPSQRHIIVSAPNAKELLQKLEEYVPVHDEVVAKARWEVEQVELNASLQSELAR; encoded by the exons ATGAGATTTATGGAGGATGAGGAAGCAGCCAAGTCAAGGTTCAGGAGCGTTTGTGTGTTTTGCGGAAGCAGTTCTGGCAAGAGGAATTGCTACAGAGATGCTGCTCTTGAATTAGGCCAGGAACTG GTGGCAAGAAGGCTGGACTTAGTTTACGGTGGAGGGAGCGTCGGCTTAATGGGATTAGTATCTCAGGAGGTCCATCGTGGTGGGAGACACGTCTTGGG AGTCATCCCAAAGACCCTGATGTGCAAAGAg ATAACTGGTGAAACGGTGGGGGAGGTACGACCTGTAGCAAACATGCACCAAAGAAAAGCAGAAATGGCCCGCCAATCTGACTGTTTCATTGCCCTACCGG GTGGATATGGAACACTGGAGGAGCTATTGGAAGTCATCACATGGGCCCAGCTAGGGATTCATGACAAGCCT GTGGGATTGCTAAATGTGGAGGGCTACTACAACAACCTACTAACCTTCATAGACAAGGCTGTTGAAGATGGTTTTATCAAACCTTCGCAGCGCCACATTATTGTCTCTGCCCCAAACGCTAAGGAGCTTCTTCAAAAACTGGAG GAGTACGTGCCCGTACATGATGAAGTGGTGGCCAAGGCACGGTGGGAGGTTGAACAAGTGGAGCTCAACGCATCTTTGCAGTCTGAATTGGCTCGTTAG
- the LOC140015431 gene encoding uncharacterized protein, with amino-acid sequence MARLNFLALRDLHDSANDSLHSPITIRAIAGHKQEKWVHEVSEASLRMLETCGNTRDVLLFAKDHLHDLQSAFRRRVGIADSSAAGAANNFSGYSRERKKLKKAMLRRLHSLKEMKNKCIRSSSSSSSSPDVSSPLNQNLVAVVNVLRQVRMATMAIAESLMSLVSMPNAKPHSKSNRGFFEARLSRVDSLSSWWENCDTSMLQEASKRMQAVEMAIDDLEEELNCIFKRLIQTRVSLLNILTAH; translated from the coding sequence ATGGCACGCCTGAATTTTCTTGCTCTTAGAGACTTGCACGATTCGGCTAATGACTCGCTTCACTCGCCAATCACCATAAGGGCAATTGCTGGGCATAAACAAGAGAAATGGGTTCACGAGGTTTCAGAAGCATCCCTGAGAATGTTGGAAACTTGCGGCAACACCAGGGATGTTCTCTTGTTCGCCAAAGACCATCTGCATGACCTTCAATCGGCTTTCCGAAGACGAGTAGGCATCGCCGACAGCAGTGCAGCTGGAGCAGCAAACAATTTCTCCGGCTACAGTCGCgaaagaaagaaattgaagaaagccATGCTAAGGCGGCTGCACTCGTTGAAGGAGATGAAGAACAAATGCATCCGCTCATCgtcgtcatcatcatcatcacctGATGTCTCGTCACCCTTAAACCAAAACCTTGTGGCTGTGGTCAATGTGCTGAGACAAGTGAGAATGGCCACCATGGCCATCGCGGAGTCCCTAATGTCACTCGTGTCCATGCCTAATGCGAAGCCGCACAGTAAATCGAATAGAGGGTTTTTCGAGGCCAGGCTAAGTCGTGTGGACAGCCTAAGTTCGTGGTGGGAAAATTGTGACACGAGCATGCTGCAAGAAGCTAGTAAAAGAATGCAGGCGGTGGAGATGGCCATTGATGATCTTGAAGAAGAGTTGAACTGCATTTTCAAGCGTTTGATTCAGACCAGAGTGTCGCTTCTTAACATACTCACCGCCCACTAG